The following coding sequences are from one Acidimicrobiales bacterium window:
- a CDS encoding helix-turn-helix transcriptional regulator, whose amino-acid sequence MAAAGRGSGGADRTTTQAVYVISVAAELAGVHPQTLRIYERKGLVDPARTGGGSRRYSDEDIALLRRIQDLTNEGLNLEGVRQVLALEAQVEELRAQIDQLRAQAHEAVSETHRQYRRDLVPVNQAITLYQRRRRG is encoded by the coding sequence GTGGCGGCGGCAGGGCGAGGGTCGGGCGGCGCGGACCGCACCACCACCCAGGCCGTCTACGTGATCTCCGTCGCGGCCGAACTGGCCGGCGTGCACCCGCAGACCCTGCGCATCTACGAGCGTAAGGGCCTCGTCGACCCCGCTCGCACGGGAGGTGGCAGCCGGCGCTACTCCGATGAGGACATCGCGTTGCTGCGGCGCATCCAGGACCTCACCAACGAAGGTCTCAACCTCGAGGGTGTCCGCCAGGTGCTGGCCCTCGAGGCGCAGGTCGAGGAGCTGCGGGCTCAGATCGACCAGCTCCGGGCGCAGGCGCACGAGGCCGTCAGCGAGACCCACCGCCAGTACCGCCGGGACCTCGTCCCGGTGAACCAGGCGATCACCCTCTACCAGCGCCGCCGTCGGGGCTGA